GTGTGTGCGAGGTGATCGGTGCAAGTTTCTGCATTCTTGGTTCCGTGGTGATCTTTACTCCTACCTCGCCAATCTCCAAGGTCACAATAAGGTACTCTACTATtgccatttctttctttctttctttcctaacttttattttgaatttcctATTTCAACTTGCATTATTGTTCTTTCGTGATTGACCAAGAATTCGAGTGTTACTCGTTAAGATTCGTTCcgaacaatatataaatataacaataagGGTCATAAAAAAAAGACTATATAATCTAATGCAACCAAGTTTTCCCTATGTGGTGTACAGATGATCTGAtatttgttttggttttgtttcaggttgatttttctggttttgtttttgtttgttactctgtttttttttttttatgatcttccggatgagatgagatgagatgagaCGCTAGTAGTACATGATATGATATGACAGGCGGTGACTGGGCTTGCGCTCCCTCATTCGGAATCTGGAGATAAACTCTACTCAAGCAGCTACGATGGTACACTATGCGTTTGGGATTGCCACACCGGTCAAACGACCCGTGTCATCAATTTTGGAGCCCCAATTGGTTGTTTGATAAATGAGGGGCCTTGGCTGTTCATTGGTCTGCCAAATCTTATCAAGGTTTGGAACACCCAGAACAATAATGGACCTGAATTCGCATTCACTCTGGAGGGGCCTGTGGGTCAAGTCAACTCTATGACTTTGGTGAATGGTACTTTGTTTGCTGGTACCCAGAGTGGGCAGATCTTAGCATGGAAAGCTTCCTCTGAAGAAGCTAATCCTTTTATTCCTGTTAGTGTCCCATCGTCCGTGACACATGAAGGTGCAGTAGTCTGTTTATGTTATGGTGGAAACAGACTATTTTCAGGTTCTCTAGACAGTTCAATCAAGGTATAATATATTATTGAATAGACTATGTTATGTTATCTTGATTTTAACAAGAGTCACTTATATATTGTCCCTTTCTTGCTTACATTACAATTATGTTATTTCTATTCCAGGTGTGGGATGAGAATTTACAATGTGTGGCCACTTTGAAGGGGCATTCAGATGGGGTGATGTCGCTTGTGTTTTGGGGATACTATTTATTGTCATGTTCATTGGATGGCACTGTCAAAATTTGGGCTACCTCTCAAGGAGGCCAAATAGAGGAAAACTATACGCACAAGGAGGGACATGTATGTTAATCTAATATGCTATGACTATGCACCACCATTATcatcaaaaatatataatttattaaccAAAACATATATTTCTCTGTTTCAGGGTGTTCTTGCACTTAATGGGATAACACTCCCTAAGAAGACTGATGCAGAAGCTGACCAAAATATTTTGCTTTGCTCTTGTAATGACAACTCTGTTCGTCTGTATGCGCTGCCAAGTTTTGAAGAGAAGGGCAGATTCTTTACAAGACAAGAGGTGAGGACAATTCAAAAGGGTCCCGGAGGACTGATTTTTACTGGGGATGGTGCTGGTCGTACTACTGTGTGGAAGACGAATGTCTAAGTTTTTTTGTTCTTGTGTTTGCTTTGATAGCTAGATACTTTGATTCATTATTgactcttgtatcaactcttacaatTTGAGTTTTTTATGAATGAATTATTAGCGGTGGGGGTTATGCACATGATTGGTGGTTTGAGTAAGTGCCAACATAGTTGAGATTTGCTCAAGACTGCGATGATGCTTGGAATCCTCCCATCCCATCCCATCCCATTTTATGATAtatctttttagtcattttattagctatttgattttttttgtacaTGTTAGTACTTTATTTTACACTATGTATTGTGAATTACATGCATTTTTGTGTTTGTAATTTACCTTTGATTTGTTGAGATTGTGGTACTGATTCGATTCAATTTCATTTACTTGATGTTTTGAGTACTTCTTTCCATCACATGTCCAAGCTTTCTCTGCATATAATTGCTACACTAGAACTGCCTTATCAGATTCATTCTCTAGAACTGCCACATAAGTTGTCTTTATAGGTCTTCGTTTAAAATTCATTCTTAATATATTgtggttttttttcttcatgttttAACGGTTTTAATTGTTAATTTTAagagaatattttaaatatttaacataatatatttttaaaactaattaaaaatatatgtttattaattataataatataaaatcaaatattattaAACATCATTGTTATAATCAtaaataatacataatcttaatttttattaaaatttctatcatttatattttaaaataatacatttttctattatttactctaactaatataaatatagattcatattaaataatactacattatataaaaatattgtgTGCGTATAACAAAAAtgaaataaacaatgttttggtttaatttaccttttaatatgtttatgccatttttaattatttgaaatttatatgacaattatgcaaatttaataaaaataattaataaattttataaataaaaaatattgcaCATTGTTTGTATTTAGTTTTATAAAATATGCCATAACTTTTTGGATAATTAAgttgtattatttttataatatagttttctaattttaattttgttattttaactTAACATTTTCTTAAAACATTTTACTAAACTGATTTTCAAGCTTTTTATTTCAATGtatatttacttttttattttaaattttacataaataattatttaagaatcaaattattttcaaagtatttTTATAtccaaattttattttaaatttatatataaaaaaaagaattgattttacaattttttttgtcattttttttaattatttttaagctATAATCAGTTTCACTCTAGCCAAAataataattatgtaataatAAGATAAATATGAGTGTAATTAAATAatgtgtttatttttattttgtatattattGGATTATAGTTATTTTGATCGTGTAAACGTATCATATAAAAATATCcatagaattaacttatgaaatcTCAAGTTAAATATTAGtttaggaagaaaagaaaaaagaaaatagagGATTTTTTTGTgatgttttaaaaacaaaaataaagaaatgtAGACTTAGTTATGAGAATATCTTTTCTCTAATTTAGGAaagttacaatcaatcaaataaatttaaaataaatacaataaatgtgttaattacataatattccatgacaatagggatttaatatatgataataacaaatccctatgaaatagggatttcctaacagcatTTCCGCGTGCCAAACGTGTCGATAAGCTCGATCATAGTGCTGACGCCAGGCTTCGAGCTCATCGTTCCAGTTATAACCTCCTCCTCATCCAGTAATTTGGTCGAGTACGTTCCTCGAAGAAGGTTGGtgtcttcgagcctgcaactaaGGCTCGAGCGATGCAACTCATACTCGAGTGCTAGTAACCAATCTGACAATTCGTATAAGTATACAACAAATACTTTCTATTTTCGAGCTTACTCTTTTCGAGCCTATATTTCGAGGTTATTTGttttattcttgaaatttgggtgtaacacgactatattataaattttattaagatctaataatttatatattatataaatgagagcttcaaggagatgatgtgacactctaaaattattctaaaacactctatctattttatcctttaatctaattttttattcattttatagattataacaataatatttacaatatattattatttactctatctattttacatGTTTAAAcaactaaaattgctccaaagtactctatttattttctcctttaatctaatttttttattaattttatatagattaTTGTTACACCTTGATTTTGAGAATaggaattttgatctcgaaattcAGGCTCGTAAGGTGATCAGCAAGTCAGAGATAGTCTCACTgagcagtaaatgtgacaaagtcGGGATTGGTGAGCTTAGGAACTACGTAGACTCGGAGGTgttccgaggttataagttaTGCTCGCAACTCGTAGtggcaatggttcaacacttgtataaatttcttgattTATTTCTTGCCCTCAGGCAAAACGATTCTAGCTCGAGTATAgtaagctcgaagaggatggtCTCGTTAACATCACATGTTGAGAATATAGGTGAACTAAGGTGACGAGCTCGCAATAGGTAAACGGTCTTGAAGGCATGTGAATCTAGCGTCCAAGttgtgtgtgaacatgtttattgttgtaaaatccctatgtttaaggtatctgatgtaatatgttattaaatcccaaatatcatgggatattaaaccccctggtcataaccctccaactcgcgaacaagagggtacgctgagtcctgattgataacgggagttcggtgaatatcctctataaagccactctagaaaagatgggactcgcgcttcaccATCTAAAAGCATGTGCAACCACATTGTGTGGTTTTTTAGGAGAAGAGATTGCctatatgggatccattgaactcctcgtgaccttgggagactatctagtctctgtaaccaagatgatggagtttgtcgtggtggacctcccatcagcctacaatgtactgctcgggagactcgccctagttgggctgggggctgtgtcatctgttaggcacctgaccatcaagttcccgaattctagtggcatcgggacgctgaaaggggaccagcttgcggggagggaatgttatagcatcttcgttaggggaaagaagcaaacaagtgcacaggcacttgtAATTATTCTGAACAAGGATGGGATGGTCTtcaagatagatgaagagatcgaccccaaaatagaagaaagggctgacctcgaacctctagaagagctcgaggaggtcaagctcgaagacccCACAAAGATAGTAagggtgggtaagaatctttctgaagaagaaaaatagcaattaatccacttcttaaaagaaaaccaggatgtattcgcatggtcgcactcagacatggtgggaatgaGTCCAAATGTCATGAATCATGCActtaacatcgacaaaagcttccccccgaagcagcaaaagcgaagactcatGGACGACAatagaaagaaggccctcaaggaagaagtcgacaggttacATGCAAATCAATTCATACGAGACGCCTTCTATCCTGATTAGATTGCTAATCCAGTGCGGTACTCGTGCGAGAAGAACAAAAAGTGCAAAGGCCTATgtattatgtcagtaaaaggttactgggggcagaatcgagatatcccttgatggagaagttagctctcagcctaatccactcatctcgaaagttCTGATCCTATTTTCAagtgcaccccatccatgtactgaccgatcagccactaagacaagtcttgtccaagctagAAGCCTCAGGTCGACGACTCAAATGGGTCGTTGAACTCGgaaaattcgagatcacttatcatcctagGACGACCATAAAAGGACAGGCCTTGgcggacttcatagtggaatgcactggtgggaccaacgatgaagttataaccccggttcgcgagttgtggaaactttacattgatgggtcttccaatgagaatggatcgggggcaggtatAATTTTGATCACCCCAGCGAGAACCCGATTTCACTCTGCcctgagatttgacttcgacgcGTCAAATAACGAAGCCGAATGTGAGGCCTTACTGGCAGGACTCTGTATAGCTAAGGAACTCAAAGCCccagcgatacattgctacagtcactctcagctggtggttaatcaaattttaggagagtaccaggctcgtggtacgagaatggcggcttatttagaaaaggcaaaagaGCAGAACTCAAACGTGAATGCCTTAGCCAGGCTTGTGACCTCTACCGAGACTGACGAGAtgaatgtcgtgccaatcgaacatctcgCAACGCCCAGTATTCACGAGCCTGAGCAGGAGGATGTTTGCatgatcaattccgagccaacctggatgactccgatagttgaataccttgagaccgacattctcccagaagaacgggCCAAGGCTCGAAAAcagatgtatcagatccccaggtataccattatagatggaaagctgtatagaagaggatattccatgccgctactctgatgtgtgaccccacccgaagctaagaaaatcttggaggaaattcatgaagggttttgtggagaccatactggggggcatagcctatccaagaagatcatatgacaggggtacttctggcctaccatcaaagcagattcattcgactacgtcaagaggtgtgataagtgccaacggttcACCACAATTCCTTGAGCTCCACCcttcgagctaactatgatgacctccccctggccatttgcggtctggggaatcgatctcataggctcattgccgaCTGGCAAGGGTGGAGTGAAATACGCAGTAGTCGCTGTAGATTACTGCACAAAGTGGACCGAAGTCGAGCCTTTGGTGACGATAACCttgaagaaagtccttgacttcgtagtaaagaacatcatatgccgatatgggatgccaagaaagattgtgttcGATAACGGTACTTAATTTTGACAGCGatctatttaccaacttttgcgaaaaaaaatgggataataaagagcttctcaacggtggcccatccccaggcgaatggccaggtcgaagctgtaaacaagtccctaaagagttcactaaagaaaaagttggaagaagctaaaggaagatggcctaaagaattgccccaagttctatgggcatataggaccatGGCCtgtacatcaacaggacataccccattttctttggcgtatggttgcgaggctatgttgccaatcgaggttgaaattcccacaattcgagccctcgcttatgaccaaacctcgaaccagtcccagctcgaagaaactctggacatgatcgaagaaagaaggaatgaagctcagctaaaaaatgtcgCATACCAACAGCGATCTACCcgatacttcaacaaaagagttcgagatagaaaatttggcgTAGGATATTTGGTGCttaggcgtgtattcttggcaacacgggatccagcagctggcgtgctcgagacaaattgggaaggaccttatcagatagaatcagtcatccgacccggcgtatataagttggcaagattgaatggaagtttggtcccacgagcatggaatggcgaacacctacgaccttactatcaatagtgtaggaaggatgtcgcctataaccatgcttgatTGTCTgtactattttttctatttttggattattcgaataaagtttgattttgttttaatatgctgtattttttgaaatctctcttaattgaataacctatgatcacattcataggatattaagggggcattagtggtacatataccatcagcttgaaaaaataaaatagcttatacgaaaaatatacaagtgtttggatataaccaaatgtgcgagttaagatagtttggatataaccaaactatcaaaaacatacaagtgtttggatataaccaaatgcgcgagctaagatagtttggataaaaccaaatatGCAAACAAGATGaataatataagtgtatggattacaaaccaagcacgaccttaataggtttggaacaaaccagctaaaactaatcgacggtaagttggagcataaaccCACTTCGCATTTAAGTTGAGATCgtggctggagtatcttgcaaggCGATAGTTTCGAtctcataacctcggggagctacccgaggacaagaaaaagtaactaaaaaagtaagatataactaaaccgtttgcattacgcaccatataagtactttcgggtgcatggtaaaattaatctccgaccttgataaaataacaagatcggaagcggatatttcgagcaaactgtgcatgaatgcattgaacctcgagcttaaatccaaactatgtttgtatgaataaacaggcatatatggaactttaatataaaatgtgcaaaatatttcaacccaagaaatgtaaagcaaatgtattaaaataaagtCAAAAAATGATATCTCAAATATCATAAAAGGCAGCTCTTTCACGAGCTGTAAAATTTTCttggccccaggggcataaaaaataaaaaataaaacataaaaaacggTTACAATAAATTCAAAGGGATGCAGCCCCGAGGAAAGATTTAAGAAGAGGAGcgttctccttggccttctcagtatCTTCCTTGGCCTTTTCAACATCGGCATCACCCCTAGCTCCCTCTGCCTCATCCTGAGCAGTCTCCTCCTCATCAAGTTGAGCTTGCGATTTAGCCACGAGCTTTGCTTCAAGAAGGCCTAcaaagctggtgtcgaggtcgacattgttggcccagattctgtacatggccatgtcgactgcccggtccttcttctccttaaactcttcaagaaggcgagccttttcaccctccatgatgtcgaaagtggcagccttctcttcttcaagcttggtaTTGATCTCCTTGGCccgagcattctccttctcaagctctgcgaTTCGGCCATTCAGCTTGTCAAGCTCGGAtgtcttggcctttagctccGCAGCTCCTACCTCCACCTTTGTCTTTGTGGCCTTAAGCTCGTCACTCAGTTTGTGTTGGAAATCCTTTGCCTCCTCAGCAAAATACATACTCAAGTGGAACTTGTTGTTCAACTTGTAATTAAGTTGAGCAAagacagcaagagtctggcatacGAAGAAATCAAATCAGCATATGAACCAAGTATAAATACAGCTAGAAGCAAGAGAAGAAAGGTTACCGCAGCAGTAAGCTCGATGCCcttctcgtaaagagtgttgcaaTCTCGAGCATTGTTCAAGAACTTCCAGTGAGAGGCGTCAAAGCTACCAAAACTCTAGCCCACCCGAGACAGAACATCCGAGCCTAGCGTAGCTCCATGGGGTCCAGCTGcgttgtcgatcacatactcatcgacgtgagtagaaattgAAAGCAACTGTGTTCTTGAGGCTGGGGGTTTCTTCGGAGGTAGGCCAAGTGTGGAATGGACCTGGATTACAGGAGGTAAGGTCGAAGAGGATATCTCGGCTTGAGCAGGTGGACTCAAAACAGGGTTCGGAGCAACCAGAGCCGGGGGAGGAGGcatcttctcggtcctcttaaggaccttagcaggCCGATCTGTTTTATGCGACCCCCTCGGTTGTTTACTCCTTTGAGCTGCTCCGCTGGCTAATacattgtcaaggtcggagtccatctcacctACACATTCACATCACATTATGAGATATCCCAAAACAAAATAAGTTGGCATGATGCAGACAGACAAGGAATTAAaatacaagtggagagaaaccaaactggaactctcccccgagcttgtgctcggcgaccacgaaattccctcatcttcagaagaagcgggtggagtgccttccctataggtggaagtcaacctcgaaaggtccctatagtcattagtccCATATTGAGCAGctacttcatcccatacttcgttcaggctatacatggtgtcatatttcccgagccaacTGTCAAACGCATGTACCCTTTCATCTACCCAAGACtatacatagaaatggttcctattGTCCTCACACAATATTAATCTATCgagtttatgttttagtagtgagggagaccacaaattcgagctaaggatgattgtacctctctcatccgagcccgagctcaaggcctcatcgttggcctcatttcCTGATTGTGGACTCCTGCGACGCTGAGTTGGAGATGGAGGCCTTGCatttctcctcggaggaaggctgccagttgggagaggcacgagctcccactggTCGTACTTCTTATTGGACTAGtcagatgtagactgatcctTCCCCAAAAGGCCGCATGCCCGGAGCTTGTCTCCATGCAGGTGATAGgaaagggacctcctgccatagggGAGT
The Humulus lupulus chromosome 6, drHumLupu1.1, whole genome shotgun sequence DNA segment above includes these coding regions:
- the LOC133781966 gene encoding zinc finger CCCH domain-containing protein 48-like — its product is MTLVNGTLFAGTQSGQILAWKASSEEANPFIPVSVPSSVTHEGAVVCLCYGGNRLFSGSLDSSIKVWDENLQCVATLKGHSDGVMSLVFWGYYLLSCSLDGTVKIWATSQGGQIEENYTHKEGHGVLALNGITLPKKTDAEADQNILLCSCNDNSVRLYALPSFEEKGRFFTRQEVRTIQKGPGGLIFTGDGAGRTTVWKTNV